One part of the Coffea eugenioides isolate CCC68of chromosome 10, Ceug_1.0, whole genome shotgun sequence genome encodes these proteins:
- the LOC113749541 gene encoding vegetative cell wall protein gp1-like isoform X1 — protein sequence MVGAPLPFHGNQAQPYGATGNVNENPDSAAKHTPPAQMYATPNATISTLLPYDGGLPPPAAANPYPGTNAAYPGAPSPSINAPPNPPPANPHPPTSAAPSPFPGFPPNSGPNPNPNPNPSPAYPSPQSSTYPPAPTTSAPYAPPPQSSGYPPAPTPSAPYAPPQSSGYPPAPTPPAPYTPPQSSSYPSAPTQPAPYTPPQSSSYPPAPQSSGYPPAPSPQSSTYPPQPAPATPYTQSTAGLPQPCPPTGYPPHPPPGAPSGYPSVIPPSGTFPPPPSSQYYPQTNSSPPGTYPPPPAPAGGFYPPRPY from the exons ATGGTGGGAGCACCCCTCCCTTTCCACGGAAATCAAGCCCAGCCCTATGGGGCCACTG GTAATGTGAACGAGAATCCAGATTCTGCAGCAAAGCATACACCACCAGCGCAAATGTATGCAACACCAAACGCTACGATTTCCACTCTCTTGCCATACGATGGCGGCTTACCTCCTCCTGCAGCAGCTAATCCTTACCCAGGCACCAATGCCGCCTATCCAGGAGCACCATCTCCAAGCATAAATGCCCCTCCAAATCCACCTCCTGCAAATCCTCATCCTCCTACTTCAGCAGCTCCGTCCCCTTTCCCTGGATTCCCTCCAAATTCAGGTCCAAATcccaatccaaatccaaatccgTCACCAGCTTACCCTTCCCCTCAGTCATCTACCTATCCTCCAGCGCCAACTACTTCGGCCCCTTACGCCCCACCTCCTCAATCATCAGGCTATCCTCCAGCGCCAACACCTTCGGCCCCTTACGCCCCGCCTCAATCATCTGGCTATCCTCCAGCGCCAACACCACCGGCTCCTTACACTCCACCCCAATCATCAAGCTATCCTTCAGCCCCAACACAGCCAGCTCCTTATACTCCACCTCAATCATCAAGCTATCCTCCGGCGCCCCAATCATCTGGCTATCCTCCAGCACCATCACCTCAATCTTCTACTTATCCTCCGCAGCCAGCTCCAGCAACACCTTACACTCAGTCAACTGCTGGGCTTCCCCAGCCCTGTCCACCAACAGGTTATCCTCCGCATCCTCCTCCTGGTGCCCCAAGTGGTTATCCCTCAG TAATTCCTCCATCAGGAACCTTTCCTCCGCCTCCATCTTCACAGTACTATCCCCAGACTAATTCTTCACCGCCAGGAACATATCCACCACCTCCAGCTCCAGCTGGTGGATTTTACCCCCCGCGACCGTATTAG
- the LOC113749111 gene encoding mannose-P-dolichol utilization defect 1 protein homolog 2, translating into MIEPKFLGLDFSCALSSLSNGQIPKKDCLLPLISKVLGYCIVAASTTVKLPQILKILKHQSIRGLSIVAFELEVIGYTIALAYCLHKGLPFSAYGELAFLLVQAIILVAIIYYFSQPLGTKTWIRALLYCAIAPTILAGRVDPILFEALYASQHAIFFFARVPQIVENFKNGSTGELSFLTSLMNFAGSMVRVFTSLQEKAPTSVVLGSAIGVVTNGTILSQIIIYQKPQPKKEKKTD; encoded by the exons ATGATTGAACCGAAGTTTCTTGGGTTGGACTTCAGCTGTGCATTGAGTTCCCTCAGCAATGGTCAAATCCCAAAAAAGGACTGTTTGCTTCCGCTGATATCCAAGGTTCTGGGCTACTGCATCGTAGCCGCCTCCACCACTGTCAAACTCCCTCAG ATACTCAAAATATTGAAACATCAAAGCATTAGAGGCCTAAGCATTGTCGCCtttgaacttgaagtaattggATATACAATTGCCTTGGCATACTGTCTTCATAAAGGGCTTCCATTTTCAGCCTATGGAGAGTTGGCATTTCTTTTAGTACAAG CTATAATATTGGTTGCCATCATCTATTACTTCTCTCAACCTCTAGGAACCAAGACATGGATCAGGGCATTACT ATATTGTGCTATAGCACCAACTATTTTAGCTGGTCGGGTTGATCCCATTCTCTTCGAGGCATTATAT GCATCCCAGCATGCAATTTTCTTCTTTGCCAGGGTCCCACAGATAGTTGAGAATTTTAAG AACGGCAGTACTGGTGAACTTAGCTTTTTGACTTCTTTGATGAATTTCGCAGGTTCCATGG TTAGGGTTTTTACCAGCCTCCAGGAGAAAGCTCCAACAAGTG TTGTTCTGGGTTCTGCTATCGGTGTGGTGACAAATGGTACCATCCTGAGTCAGATAATAATATATCAGAAGCCAcagccgaagaaagagaagaaaacgGATTAG
- the LOC113749541 gene encoding vegetative cell wall protein gp1-like isoform X2, with protein MVGAPLPFHGNQAQPYGATGNVNENPDSAAKHTPPAQMYATPNATISTLLPYDGGLPPPAAANPYPGTNAAYPGAPSPSINAPPNPPPANPHPPTSAAPSPFPGFPPNSGPNPNPNPNPSPAYPSPQSSTYPPAPTTSAPYAPPPQSSGYPPAPTPSAPYAPPQSSGYPPAPTPPAPYTPPQSSSYPSAPTQPAPYTPPQSSSYPPAPQSSGYPPAPSPQSSTYPPQPAPATPYTQSTAGLPQPCPPTGYPPHPPPGAPSGYPSGTFPPPPSSQYYPQTNSSPPGTYPPPPAPAGGFYPPRPY; from the exons ATGGTGGGAGCACCCCTCCCTTTCCACGGAAATCAAGCCCAGCCCTATGGGGCCACTG GTAATGTGAACGAGAATCCAGATTCTGCAGCAAAGCATACACCACCAGCGCAAATGTATGCAACACCAAACGCTACGATTTCCACTCTCTTGCCATACGATGGCGGCTTACCTCCTCCTGCAGCAGCTAATCCTTACCCAGGCACCAATGCCGCCTATCCAGGAGCACCATCTCCAAGCATAAATGCCCCTCCAAATCCACCTCCTGCAAATCCTCATCCTCCTACTTCAGCAGCTCCGTCCCCTTTCCCTGGATTCCCTCCAAATTCAGGTCCAAATcccaatccaaatccaaatccgTCACCAGCTTACCCTTCCCCTCAGTCATCTACCTATCCTCCAGCGCCAACTACTTCGGCCCCTTACGCCCCACCTCCTCAATCATCAGGCTATCCTCCAGCGCCAACACCTTCGGCCCCTTACGCCCCGCCTCAATCATCTGGCTATCCTCCAGCGCCAACACCACCGGCTCCTTACACTCCACCCCAATCATCAAGCTATCCTTCAGCCCCAACACAGCCAGCTCCTTATACTCCACCTCAATCATCAAGCTATCCTCCGGCGCCCCAATCATCTGGCTATCCTCCAGCACCATCACCTCAATCTTCTACTTATCCTCCGCAGCCAGCTCCAGCAACACCTTACACTCAGTCAACTGCTGGGCTTCCCCAGCCCTGTCCACCAACAGGTTATCCTCCGCATCCTCCTCCTGGTGCCCCAAGTGGTTATCCCTCAG GAACCTTTCCTCCGCCTCCATCTTCACAGTACTATCCCCAGACTAATTCTTCACCGCCAGGAACATATCCACCACCTCCAGCTCCAGCTGGTGGATTTTACCCCCCGCGACCGTATTAG
- the LOC113749197 gene encoding F-box protein At1g47056-like — translation MGQSASSIAGAQALHHHHRPSKPRSTAAVISTGMKIHNYIENDPDADPADVFTGEGLADYISNLPDECLAYIFQSLSSGDRKRCSLVCRRWLLVEGQSRHRLSLNAQAELLTFVPSIFTRFDAVTKLALKCDRRSASIGDDALVLISLKCRKLTRLKLRACRELSDAGIAEFTKNCKNLKKLSCGSCHFGAKGMNAVLNNCAGLEELSVKRLRGITDGAAAEPIGPGVAAASLKVICLKELYNGQCFGPMIIGAKNLRTLKLFRCSGDWDKLLEVIADRVDGLVEVHLERLQVSDVGLMAISNCLNLEILHLVKTPECTNEGLKTVAEHCKLLRKLHIDGWKTNRISDDGLIAVAKNCPNVQELVLIGVNPTRMSLEKLATGCLNLERLALCGSETVGDAELSCIAQKCIALKKLCIKSCPVSDHGMEALAGGCPNLVKVKVKKCRAVTSEGADWLRASRGSLAVNLDATEPENMDASASDSGAQEGGGAENHQVGGQGGRANIASSSTGRSTSFKARLGLLTGRRLVSCTFRRWSSFGGSSRNT, via the coding sequence ATGGGCCAGTCAGCTTCTTCCATCGCCGGAGCTCAAGCCCTTCATCATCACCATCGGCCCAGCAAGCCCAGATCCACGGCTGCCGTGATCTCGACCGGCATGAAAATTCACAATTACATCGAAAATGACCCCGACGCGGACCCTGCTGACGTCTTCACCGGTGAAGGACTCGCCGATTATATTTCTAACCTCCCCGACGAGTGCCTGGCTTACATTTTCCAGTCCTTGAGCTCCGGCGACCGGAAACGCTGCTCATTAGTGTGCCGCCGGTGGTTGTTAGTTGAGGGACAGAGCCGTCACCGGTTGTCGCTAAACGCCCAAGCGGAGCTGTTAACGTTTGTACCCTCGATCTTCACGCGCTTCGATGCGGTGACGAAGCTCGCCCTCAAATGCGACCGCAGATCTGCTAGTATTGGTGATGACGCGCTGGTTTTGATCTCTCTCAAATGCAGGAAGCTCACGCGCTTGAAGCTACGGGCTTGCCGGGAACTCTCAGATGCCGGAATCGCCGAATTCACAAAAAATTGtaagaatttgaagaaactttcctgTGGGTCTTGTCATTTTGGTGCTAAAGGAATGAATGCTGTTTTAAATAATTGCGCTGGTCTCGAAGAATTGTCAGTAAAACGCCTACGTGGCATCACCGACGGGGCTGCCGCCGAGCCGATTGGTCCCGGGGTGGCCGCGGCCTCACTAAAGGTTATTTGTTTAAAAGAACTCTATAATGGGCAGTGTTTTGGGCCGATGATTATTGGGGCGAAGAATTTGAGGACCCTTAAACTGTTTAGATGCTCAGGTGATTGGGATAAGCTGCTGGAGGTTATAGCCGATCGAGTAGATGGGTTAGTCGAGGTGCATCTTGAGAGGCTTCAAGTGAGTGATGTGGGGTTGATGGCGATCTCAAATTGTTTGAATCTTGAAATATTGCATTTGGTTAAAACTCCCGAGTGTACTAATGAGGGTTTAAAGACTGTAGCTGAGCATTGTAAGCTTTTAAGGAAACTTCACATTGATGGATGGAAAACAAATAGGATAAGCGATGATGGATTGATTGCTGTGGCAAAGAACTGTCCAAATGTGCAAGAGTTGGTGCTGATTGGTGTCAATCCTACTCGAATGAGTTTAGAGAAATTGGCTACTGGTTGTCTGAATTTGGAGAGATTAGCCTTGTGTGGGAGTGAGACTGTTGGTGATGCTGAGCTTTCGTGCATTGCCCAGAAATGTATTGCGTTGAAGAAGCTTTGTATAAAGAGTTGTCCTGTGTCAGATCACGGTATGGAAGCGTTAGCAGGTGGATGTCCCAATTTGGTTAAGGTTAAGGTTAAGAAGTGTAGGGCTGTCACTTCTGAAGGTGCAGATTGGTTGAGGGCTAGTAGGGGATCACTAGCAGTTAATTTGGATGCCACTGAACCAGAAAACATGGATGCAAGTGCTAGTGATAGTGGGGCTCAGGAAGGTGGTGGTGCTGAGAATCATCAGGTGGGTGGCCAAGGTGGTCGAGCTAATATTGCTTCAAGCAGCACTGGGAGGTCAACATCTTTTAAGGCGAGATTGGGACTATTGACAGGGAGGAGATTAGTATCTTGCACTTTCAGAAGGTGGTCGAGCTTTGGTGGTAGTTCGCGAAATACTTAG
- the LOC113748975 gene encoding protein RER1A-like, with protein sequence MNVGGGGTDGAAGESSSAASSAISKWVFSMSRGYQHMLDKSTPQVLNRWIFLVVIAFIYTVRVYFVEGFYIITYGLGIYVLQLLIAFLSPQVDPEFQELTADDGPSLPTRGSDEFRPFVRRLPEFKFWYSLTKAFCVAFVLTFFSAFDVPVFWPILLFYWLVLFISTMKRQIMHMIKYRYVPFTFGKQRYTGKKVVPSDDASISRP encoded by the exons ATGAATGTCGGTGGCGGAGGTACAGATGGAGCCGCCGGCGAATCATCTTCGGCAGCTTCATCGGCGATTTCGAAATGGGTTTTCTCGATGTCACGGGGTTACCAACATATGCTCGACAAATCGACGCCACAGGTGCTCAACCGGTGGATCTTCTTGGTGGTGATCGCTTTCATCTACACCGTACGCGTGTACTTCGTTGAAGGATTCTACATCATCACCTATGGGCTCGGAATCTACGTCTTGCAGCTGTTGATCGCCTTTCTTTCCCCTCAGGTGGACCCGGAGTTCCAAGAACTCACCGCCGACGATGGACCCTCTTTGCCCACTCGCGGCTCCGACGAGTTCCGCCCCTTTGTTCGCCGCCTCCCTGAATTCAAGTTTTG GTATTCACTCACAAAAGCCTTCTGTGTTGCATTTGTGCTGACTTTTTTCAGTGCGTTTGATGTACCTGTGTTCTGGCCAATTTTGTTATTCTATTGGTTGGTTCTATTCATTTCAACGATGAAGAGGCAGATAATGCACATGATCAAATATAGATATGTGCCCTTCACCTTTGGTAAACAG CGTTACACCGGGAAGAAAGTAGTTCCCTCTGATGACGCTAGCATTTCCAGGCCTTGA